The following coding sequences lie in one Cytophagia bacterium CHB2 genomic window:
- a CDS encoding carbohydrate kinase: MHDKKFKIVGLGEVLWDIYQDQRHLGGAPANFAIHVNQLGDEGLLVSRVGDDGMGKGLIHALRERKLATDHIQLDRKKGTGTVMISLDIKGVPTFQCSQDVAFDYLKFTPALEKVAQNCDAVMFGTLAQRSTVARENILQFLRAAHGAVKIFDMNTRASEASLLKILPPSLELADILKMNDSETEILRRVLRRDGDSTAHFVEYLMHEYDLSLIAITYGNNGCELFSRHESCRLPGLSVNVVDTTGAGDAFSAGLMHKYLRQTPLPEIATFANLAGAFVCTKPGATPVFTMQELLHWQRSLPLPAHESDV, from the coding sequence ATGCACGATAAAAAATTCAAGATCGTTGGCCTCGGTGAAGTCTTGTGGGATATTTATCAAGATCAACGGCATCTCGGCGGCGCGCCGGCCAACTTCGCCATTCACGTAAATCAACTGGGTGATGAAGGCCTGCTCGTTTCACGAGTCGGTGATGATGGCATGGGCAAAGGCCTGATTCACGCGCTGCGCGAACGCAAGCTTGCAACCGACCACATACAGCTCGACCGCAAAAAAGGCACGGGTACCGTGATGATCTCACTCGACATCAAGGGCGTGCCAACGTTTCAATGTTCGCAAGATGTGGCATTTGATTATCTCAAATTCACGCCGGCGCTCGAGAAAGTGGCGCAAAACTGTGATGCCGTCATGTTTGGAACGTTGGCGCAGCGTTCCACCGTTGCCCGCGAAAACATCTTGCAGTTTCTGCGCGCGGCTCATGGCGCGGTCAAAATTTTCGATATGAATACGCGCGCCAGCGAAGCGAGCTTGCTCAAAATTCTTCCGCCCTCGCTCGAATTGGCCGACATCTTAAAAATGAACGACAGTGAAACGGAGATCTTGCGGCGCGTGCTCCGGCGCGACGGCGATAGCACCGCGCACTTCGTTGAATATCTCATGCACGAATACGATTTATCGTTGATCGCCATTACCTATGGCAACAACGGCTGCGAATTGTTTAGCCGGCATGAGAGTTGCCGCCTGCCAGGCTTGTCGGTCAACGTTGTTGATACCACCGGCGCGGGCGATGCTTTTTCTGCAGGATTGATGCACAAATACCTGCGCCAGACGCCCTTGCCGGAGATTGCAACCTTCGCCAATCTGGCGGGCGCATTCGTTTGCACCAAGCCGGGCGCCACACCAGTCTTTACCATGCAGGAACTGCTGCACTGGCAACGCTCGCTTCCGTTGCCCGCGCATGAATCAGATGTTTGA